A DNA window from Actinomadura luzonensis contains the following coding sequences:
- a CDS encoding MFS transporter: MRPDTSRAKVRRPGGWGLLTLLCLAQFMLVVDITVVQVALPSIGTDLALGRAALTWVVTAYTLCFGGLMVLGGRLADTLGARRTLLAGLGLFTAASLLCALAGSGAVLIAGRALQGVGAALLSPAALAVITTVYHGERRGRALGVWAAVGGTGAAFGVLLGGLLTAGPGWAWVFVVNVPIGVLVLAAVATAVRPTTGQTTTGPARAGAAAPGRVDVPGAVLVTAATALLIYGLVTAGDAGWGAAPTLLPLTGAALLYALFVAVERVVRTPLMRAATLARRPVISGIFVMLTATGLMLALFFLSSLYLQHVRGFGALETGLLFLPVAVAITAGAQAGGRLIPRVGGRPVAVAAFVLTAAGAALMTGISPGASPYATLLPGFALAAFGIGPAFVAATTTTMANVPPGENGVASGVLNTFHELGGSIGVAVASAVAAPSLAGGPADGPAGTGGLVAGLTVCAVTAGAAALVSLGLVPPGRPAAVGHGHGHGH; encoded by the coding sequence TTGAGACCCGACACCTCACGCGCGAAGGTGCGCCGGCCGGGCGGCTGGGGCCTGCTGACGCTGCTCTGCCTGGCCCAGTTCATGCTGGTCGTCGACATCACGGTGGTGCAGGTCGCGCTGCCGTCCATCGGGACGGACCTGGCGCTCGGCCGCGCGGCGCTGACCTGGGTGGTGACCGCCTACACCCTGTGCTTCGGCGGCCTCATGGTGCTCGGCGGGCGGCTCGCCGACACCCTCGGCGCCCGCCGGACGCTGCTGGCCGGGCTCGGCCTGTTCACCGCGGCCTCGCTGCTGTGCGCGCTGGCCGGAAGCGGCGCGGTGCTGATCGCGGGCCGGGCGCTGCAAGGGGTCGGCGCGGCGCTGCTCTCCCCCGCCGCGCTGGCCGTCATCACCACCGTCTACCACGGCGAGCGGCGCGGGCGCGCGCTCGGCGTGTGGGCGGCCGTCGGCGGCACCGGCGCCGCGTTCGGCGTCCTCCTCGGCGGGCTCCTGACCGCCGGCCCTGGCTGGGCCTGGGTGTTCGTCGTGAACGTGCCGATCGGCGTGCTGGTGCTGGCCGCCGTGGCGACCGCGGTGCGGCCCACCACAGGGCAGACCACCACAGGGCCGGCCAGAGCGGGGGCCGCCGCTCCCGGACGGGTGGACGTGCCCGGCGCGGTGCTCGTCACCGCGGCGACGGCCCTGCTGATCTACGGCCTGGTCACGGCGGGCGACGCCGGCTGGGGCGCGGCCCCGACGCTGCTCCCGCTCACCGGGGCCGCGCTGCTCTACGCGCTGTTCGTGGCGGTGGAGCGGGTCGTGCGGACGCCGCTCATGCGCGCCGCGACCCTGGCCCGGCGGCCGGTGATCTCCGGGATCTTCGTGATGCTGACCGCCACCGGGCTCATGCTGGCCCTGTTCTTCCTCTCCTCGCTCTATCTCCAGCACGTCAGGGGCTTCGGCGCCCTGGAGACCGGACTGCTCTTCCTGCCGGTGGCGGTCGCGATCACGGCCGGCGCGCAGGCCGGCGGGCGTCTCATCCCCCGCGTGGGCGGGCGGCCGGTGGCGGTGGCGGCGTTCGTGCTGACGGCGGCCGGGGCGGCGCTGATGACCGGGATCTCCCCCGGCGCGAGCCCGTACGCGACGCTGCTGCCCGGGTTCGCGCTGGCCGCGTTCGGGATCGGGCCGGCGTTCGTGGCGGCGACGACCACGACCATGGCCAACGTCCCGCCCGGCGAGAACGGCGTCGCCTCGGGCGTGCTCAACACCTTCCACGAGCTGGGCGGCTCGATCGGCGTGGCGGTGGCCTCCGCCGTGGCCGCGCCGAGCCTGGCGGGCGGCCCGGCGGACGGCCCCGCGGGGACCGGCGGGCTCGTCGCGGGGCTCACGGTGTGCGCGGTGACGGCGGGCGCGGCGGCGCTGGTCTCGCTGGGGCTGGTGCCGCCCGGCCGGCCCGCCGCCGTGGGCCACGGTCACGGCCACGGCCACTGA
- a CDS encoding TetR/AcrR family transcriptional regulator translates to MVRAAPRQPGPARRADAERNVAAILEAATRLLSADPSASVADVAKAAGVGRVTLYGHFPSREALVDAVMRHAVGLADAVLDDPALDRLPAPEALARLLRSSWEVLDRHRRLFVAADRVMATERIREHHERPLRRVERLIERGRRDGDFRTDLPLPWLVTTFFSIIHSAAQERAAGRLAPEDVERVLVATMTSLLTSS, encoded by the coding sequence ATGGTCAGAGCCGCGCCCCGGCAGCCCGGGCCCGCCCGCAGGGCCGACGCGGAGCGCAACGTCGCCGCCATCCTGGAGGCCGCCACGCGGCTGCTCAGCGCCGACCCGTCGGCCAGCGTCGCCGACGTCGCGAAGGCGGCCGGGGTGGGCAGGGTGACCCTGTACGGGCACTTCCCGTCGCGGGAGGCGCTGGTGGACGCGGTGATGCGGCACGCGGTCGGCCTGGCGGACGCGGTCCTGGACGACCCCGCCCTCGACCGGCTCCCGGCGCCGGAGGCGCTGGCGCGGCTGCTGCGCTCGTCGTGGGAGGTGCTCGACCGGCACCGGCGGCTGTTCGTGGCCGCCGACCGGGTCATGGCCACCGAGCGCATCAGGGAGCACCACGAGCGCCCGCTGCGGCGGGTGGAGCGGCTGATCGAGCGCGGGCGGCGGGACGGCGACTTCCGTACGGACCTGCCGTTGCCGTGGCTGGTCACGACGTTCTTCTCGATCATCCACAGCGCCGCCCAGGAGCGCGCGGCGGGACGGCTGGCGCCCGAGGACGTGGAGCGGGTGCTGGTCGCCACGATGACGTCGCTCCTGACGTCCTCCTAA
- a CDS encoding MerR family transcriptional regulator, protein MNARRWRIGELAAATGVTVRTLRHFDQIGLLRPAERSPAGHRVYTGDDVRRLYRILALRELRLPLAEIRRSLEAGADLRATLDRQLDQVERQLAGQHALRRRLLGLAAALDRAGRPSIDQLIDTMEAMMQARHFTPEQLARFEERHRELGQDGLARRMRELDGLAAEAREHAGRGTDPADPAVQDLARRWTAAVAGLAGGDRNAMSAIYGKIEARGPEAATKGMLSEDAWSLLRRAFAVGFPV, encoded by the coding sequence GTGAACGCAAGACGCTGGAGGATCGGCGAGCTCGCCGCCGCGACGGGCGTGACCGTGCGGACCCTGCGCCACTTCGACCAGATCGGCCTGCTGCGTCCCGCCGAGCGCTCGCCCGCCGGGCACCGCGTCTACACCGGCGACGACGTCCGCAGGCTCTACCGGATCCTGGCGCTGCGGGAGCTGCGGCTGCCGCTGGCCGAGATCCGGCGGTCGCTGGAGGCGGGGGCCGACCTGCGGGCCACCCTCGACCGGCAGCTCGACCAGGTGGAGCGGCAGCTCGCCGGGCAGCACGCGCTGCGCCGGCGGCTGCTCGGCCTGGCCGCGGCGCTCGACCGGGCCGGCCGTCCGTCGATCGACCAGCTCATCGACACCATGGAGGCGATGATGCAGGCCAGGCACTTCACCCCGGAACAACTCGCCCGCTTCGAGGAACGGCACCGCGAGCTCGGCCAGGACGGCCTCGCCCGCCGGATGCGGGAGCTGGACGGGCTGGCCGCCGAGGCCCGGGAGCACGCCGGACGCGGCACCGACCCGGCCGACCCGGCGGTCCAGGACCTCGCCCGCCGCTGGACGGCCGCCGTGGCCGGGCTCGCGGGCGGCGACCGGAACGCCATGTCGGCCATCTACGGCAAGATCGAGGCCCGCGGGCCGGAGGCGGCCACCAAGGGCATGCTGAGCGAGGACGCCTGGAGCCTGCTCAGGCGCGCCTTCGCCGTCGGCTTCCCCGTCTGA
- a CDS encoding CBS domain-containing protein, which translates to MRARDLAVDFPTVTLDTPALEAARLLAERDLPGLIIVDDDARPLSILPGTQVLRLAVPPYCQDDPALARVVDEAHADLFLRRLGEKTVRECLPEQPRELPVADAKATVLELAALMARTRSPLVAVVDADKRLTGAVTLQCLVDHALQL; encoded by the coding sequence ATGCGCGCACGCGATCTCGCCGTCGACTTCCCGACGGTCACCCTGGACACCCCCGCGCTGGAGGCGGCCAGGCTGCTGGCGGAGCGGGACCTGCCGGGCCTCATCATCGTCGACGACGACGCCCGGCCGCTCAGCATCCTGCCGGGCACCCAGGTGCTGCGCCTGGCGGTGCCGCCGTACTGCCAGGACGATCCCGCGCTCGCGCGGGTCGTGGACGAGGCCCACGCCGACCTGTTCCTGCGCAGGCTGGGCGAGAAGACGGTCCGCGAGTGCCTGCCCGAGCAGCCGCGCGAGCTGCCGGTCGCCGACGCGAAGGCGACCGTGCTGGAGCTGGCCGCGCTCATGGCCCGCACCCGCAGCCCCCTGGTCGCGGTCGTCGACGCCGACAAGCGGCTGACGGGCGCGGTCACGCTGCAGTGCCTGGTGGACCACGCCCTGCAGCTCTGA
- a CDS encoding potassium channel family protein — protein sequence MAEHKSNPVVVIGLGRFGTSLALELTRRGTEVLAIDHRPKITQALAGQITQIATADATDMEALRQLGVPDFYRAVVAVGSDIEASILATSLLVELEINDIWAKAVSSQHGRILDRVGAHHVVFPEHDMGERVAHLVSGRMLDFMQVDGDFALAKIRPPKEYVGVPLGESNLRRKRGVTIVAVKPPGEPFTYATAETELSYGDVILVSGRTEQVERFAELP from the coding sequence TTGGCTGAGCACAAGAGCAACCCGGTGGTCGTCATCGGGCTGGGCCGCTTCGGCACCTCGCTGGCGCTGGAGCTGACCCGGCGCGGCACCGAGGTCCTGGCCATCGACCACCGGCCCAAGATCACGCAGGCGCTGGCCGGGCAGATCACCCAGATCGCCACCGCCGACGCCACCGACATGGAGGCGCTGCGGCAGCTCGGCGTGCCCGACTTCTACCGGGCGGTGGTGGCCGTCGGCAGCGACATCGAGGCCAGCATCCTGGCCACGTCGCTGCTGGTCGAGCTGGAGATCAACGACATCTGGGCCAAGGCCGTCAGCTCCCAGCACGGCCGCATCCTCGACCGCGTCGGCGCGCACCACGTCGTCTTCCCCGAGCATGACATGGGCGAGCGGGTCGCGCACCTGGTCAGCGGGCGGATGCTGGACTTCATGCAGGTGGACGGCGACTTCGCGCTCGCCAAGATCAGGCCGCCGAAGGAGTACGTGGGCGTGCCGCTCGGCGAGTCCAACCTGCGGCGCAAGCGCGGCGTCACGATCGTCGCGGTCAAGCCGCCGGGCGAGCCGTTCACGTACGCGACCGCCGAGACCGAGCTGTCCTACGGCGACGTCATCCTGGTGTCGGGGCGCACTGAGCAGGTCGAGCGGTTCGCCGAGCTGCCCTGA
- a CDS encoding TrkH family potassium uptake protein, whose amino-acid sequence MMRAAPALLARFGHPAQVVAAGFAVAIGLGAALLVLPVATTEGVSAGWAAAVFTAASAVCVTGLVLVDTESHWSVFGEVVIAALAQVGGLGIMTLATVFTLLVSGRLGLRARIAAQAETKTLSMSDVRRLVLKVVVFSLVCEAATAAVLTGRFLAGYGEPFGRALYLGVFHAVTAFNSAGFALWPDSLMRFVTDPWICLTVAAAAVVGGLGFPVVFELARHWRQPRRWTVLTRITVGTSAFLLVLGTLLFLVTEWRNPATLGPLDGGTKVMAAFFTAVMPRSAGFNVLDIAQMYPSSWLVTDLLMFVGGGSAGTAGGIKVTTFGMLAFIVWAELRGESRVNIGRRRLPEATQRQVVTITVLGVTLVAVSTYALLALTPHGLDQVLFEVISAFGTAGLSTGITADVGVAGHVLLAVLMFIGRIGPLTLGSALALNRRTRRYELPEERVIVG is encoded by the coding sequence ATGATGCGTGCCGCGCCCGCCCTCTTAGCCCGTTTCGGGCATCCCGCGCAGGTCGTCGCCGCCGGGTTCGCCGTCGCGATCGGGCTCGGCGCCGCGCTGCTGGTGCTCCCGGTCGCCACCACCGAGGGCGTGTCGGCCGGCTGGGCGGCGGCCGTGTTCACCGCCGCCTCCGCGGTGTGCGTCACTGGGCTGGTGCTGGTCGACACCGAGTCCCACTGGTCGGTCTTCGGTGAGGTGGTCATCGCCGCGCTGGCCCAGGTGGGCGGCCTCGGCATCATGACGCTGGCCACCGTGTTCACGCTGCTCGTGTCGGGCCGGCTCGGGCTGCGGGCGAGGATCGCCGCGCAGGCGGAGACCAAGACGCTGAGCATGAGCGACGTCCGCCGCCTCGTGCTCAAGGTGGTCGTGTTCAGCCTGGTCTGCGAGGCGGCGACCGCCGCCGTGCTCACCGGCCGGTTCCTCGCCGGCTACGGCGAGCCGTTCGGCCGGGCCCTCTACCTGGGCGTCTTCCACGCGGTCACCGCGTTCAACAGCGCCGGGTTCGCGTTGTGGCCCGACAGCCTCATGCGCTTCGTCACCGATCCGTGGATCTGCCTGACCGTGGCGGCCGCGGCCGTCGTCGGCGGCCTGGGGTTCCCCGTGGTGTTCGAGCTGGCCCGCCACTGGCGGCAGCCGCGCAGGTGGACGGTGCTGACCAGGATCACCGTCGGGACCAGCGCCTTCCTGCTGGTGCTCGGCACCCTGCTGTTCCTGGTCACCGAGTGGCGCAACCCCGCGACGCTCGGCCCGCTCGACGGCGGCACCAAGGTGATGGCGGCCTTCTTCACCGCCGTCATGCCGCGCTCGGCCGGGTTCAACGTCCTGGACATCGCGCAGATGTACCCGTCGAGCTGGCTGGTGACCGACCTGCTGATGTTCGTCGGCGGCGGCAGCGCGGGCACCGCGGGCGGCATCAAGGTGACGACGTTCGGGATGCTCGCCTTCATCGTCTGGGCCGAGCTGCGGGGCGAGAGCCGGGTCAACATCGGCCGCCGGCGGCTGCCCGAGGCCACGCAGCGGCAGGTCGTCACGATCACGGTGCTGGGGGTGACGCTCGTCGCGGTCTCGACGTACGCGCTGCTCGCGCTCACCCCGCACGGGCTGGACCAGGTGCTGTTCGAGGTGATCTCGGCGTTCGGCACGGCCGGGCTGTCCACCGGCATCACCGCCGACGTCGGCGTCGCGGGGCACGTCCTGCTGGCGGTGCTGATGTTCATCGGGCGGATCGGCCCGCTCACGCTGGGCTCCGCGCTGGCGCTCAACCGGCGCACCCGCCGTTACGAGCTACCCGAGGAGCGAGTCATCGTTGGCTGA
- a CDS encoding DUF3140 domain-containing protein, whose translation MSDDRREIAAEFGRAVNMTAKELEHWLTTEESKSVGQKDDDDGHGGESVGHGSGRRLVALLHEKKTEWDDDDYAHMKKVIGYVHRHLAQRPSGDVKETRWRYSLMNWGHDPLK comes from the coding sequence GTGAGCGACGACCGGCGGGAGATCGCCGCCGAGTTCGGGCGGGCCGTGAACATGACGGCCAAGGAGCTGGAGCACTGGCTGACGACGGAGGAGTCGAAGTCGGTCGGCCAGAAGGACGACGACGACGGGCACGGCGGGGAGTCGGTCGGGCACGGGTCGGGACGGCGGCTCGTGGCGCTGCTGCACGAGAAGAAGACCGAGTGGGACGACGACGACTACGCCCACATGAAGAAGGTCATCGGGTACGTCCACCGGCACCTCGCCCAGCGGCCCTCCGGCGACGTCAAGGAGACGCGCTGGCGGTACTCGCTGATGAACTGGGGGCACGACCCGCTCAAGTGA
- a CDS encoding DUF2945 domain-containing protein: MPKKDDKKDALSKGDEVTWRSHGGTAEGKVEKKITKRTKAAKRTVDASPEEPQYLVRSDKSGGEAVHKASALKKRKKK; the protein is encoded by the coding sequence ATGCCGAAGAAGGACGACAAGAAGGACGCGCTGTCCAAGGGCGACGAGGTCACCTGGCGCAGCCACGGCGGCACCGCCGAGGGCAAGGTCGAGAAGAAGATCACCAAGCGGACGAAAGCCGCCAAGCGGACCGTCGACGCCTCACCGGAGGAGCCCCAGTACCTGGTGCGCAGCGACAAGAGCGGCGGCGAGGCGGTGCACAAGGCGTCGGCGCTGAAGAAGCGGAAGAAGAAGTGA
- a CDS encoding epoxide hydrolase family protein: protein MNNPRIAPYRIDVPQTALDDLRDRLRRTRWAPDLPGTGWERGVPTAYLRERAAYWADGFDWRAQEAALNAYPQFTTTIDGANVHFLHVRSAEPAAVPLLLLHGWPGSVVEFLDLIGPLTDPVAHGGTPADAFHLVIPSLPGYGFSGPLPGPGWTDGRTAAALAELMARLGHDRYLVQGGDVGAFIAPLIGRAAPEHVAGVHVNALLTFPTGDPAVMAGLSEAERGRLAGMEKWQRELGAYMNLQGTRPQTIAAALHDSPAGQLAWIVEKFKDWTDPAAKLPEDAVDRDRLLTDVSVYWFTGTAGPAAHTYYERFNDAAAWAPKPRGTVPTAVAVFPTDFSVRPLAEQAHNVVRWSEFDRGGHFAALEAPDVLVAELRAFQRSLR from the coding sequence ATGAACAACCCGCGCATCGCGCCGTACCGCATCGACGTCCCCCAGACCGCGCTGGACGACCTGCGCGACCGCCTCCGCCGCACCCGCTGGGCGCCCGACCTGCCCGGCACGGGCTGGGAGCGCGGCGTGCCGACCGCCTACCTGCGGGAGCGGGCCGCGTACTGGGCCGACGGCTTCGACTGGCGCGCCCAGGAGGCGGCGCTGAACGCCTATCCGCAGTTCACCACCACGATCGACGGGGCGAACGTGCACTTCCTGCACGTGCGCTCGGCCGAGCCGGCCGCCGTGCCGCTGCTGCTCCTGCACGGGTGGCCGGGGTCGGTGGTGGAGTTCCTGGACCTCATCGGGCCGCTCACCGACCCGGTCGCGCACGGCGGCACACCGGCCGACGCCTTCCACCTGGTGATCCCGTCGCTGCCGGGCTACGGCTTCTCCGGCCCGCTGCCCGGCCCCGGCTGGACCGACGGCCGCACCGCCGCCGCGCTGGCCGAGCTGATGGCGCGGCTCGGTCACGACCGCTACCTCGTGCAGGGCGGCGACGTGGGCGCCTTCATCGCGCCGCTGATCGGCCGGGCCGCGCCGGAGCACGTGGCAGGAGTGCACGTCAACGCCCTGCTGACGTTCCCGACCGGCGACCCGGCGGTGATGGCCGGGCTGAGCGAGGCCGAGCGCGGCCGGCTGGCCGGCATGGAGAAGTGGCAGCGGGAGCTGGGGGCGTACATGAACCTCCAGGGCACCCGTCCGCAGACGATCGCGGCGGCGCTGCACGACTCCCCCGCCGGGCAGCTCGCCTGGATCGTGGAGAAGTTCAAGGACTGGACGGACCCGGCGGCCAAGCTGCCCGAGGACGCGGTGGACCGCGACCGCCTCCTCACCGACGTGAGCGTCTACTGGTTCACCGGGACGGCGGGTCCGGCGGCCCACACCTACTACGAGCGGTTCAACGACGCCGCCGCCTGGGCGCCGAAGCCGCGCGGCACCGTGCCGACGGCGGTGGCGGTCTTCCCGACCGACTTCTCCGTGCGGCCGCTGGCCGAGCAGGCGCACAACGTGGTGCGGTGGTCGGAGTTCGACCGGGGCGGCCACTTCGCCGCGCTGGAGGCCCCGGACGTCCTGGTGGCCGAGCTGCGGGCGTTCCAGCGCTCGCTCAGGTGA
- a CDS encoding NADAR family protein codes for MSVEEAVAAERAGRRLKYLRFWGHRPPRGGGVGPGCLSQWWPAAFTEDGHRYASAEHYMMAHKAWLFGDDETARRVLAAPGPAQAKNLGRLVRGFDEATWEAHRFAIVVRGSAAKFGQHPELRAYLLGTAGRVLVEASPLDRVWGIGLAADDERATSPARWRGLNLLGFALMSARATL; via the coding sequence TTGAGCGTCGAGGAGGCCGTCGCGGCCGAGCGCGCCGGCCGCCGGCTCAAGTACCTCCGCTTCTGGGGCCACCGCCCGCCCAGGGGCGGCGGCGTCGGCCCCGGTTGCCTCAGCCAGTGGTGGCCGGCCGCGTTCACCGAGGACGGGCACCGCTACGCCTCCGCCGAGCACTACATGATGGCGCACAAGGCGTGGCTGTTCGGCGACGACGAGACCGCCCGGCGCGTCCTCGCCGCCCCGGGCCCGGCGCAGGCCAAGAACCTCGGCCGGCTGGTGCGCGGCTTCGACGAGGCCACCTGGGAGGCGCACCGCTTCGCCATCGTGGTGCGCGGCAGCGCCGCCAAGTTCGGGCAGCATCCCGAGCTGCGGGCGTACCTGCTGGGCACCGCCGGGCGCGTGCTGGTGGAGGCCAGCCCGCTGGATCGCGTGTGGGGCATCGGCCTGGCCGCCGACGACGAGCGCGCCACCTCCCCGGCCCGCTGGCGCGGCCTCAACCTGCTCGGCTTCGCCCTGATGTCCGCCCGCGCCACCCTCTGA
- the recD2 gene encoding SF1B family DNA helicase RecD2 translates to MIVDVEASVEQLVYVREDAYTVARMSADGVPGFVATGRALAGVQPGETLLLHGEWGRHARYGRRFAVSGCERVAPSSVRAIRVYLGSGLVRGIGPRLAYAIVDHFGEATLKVIDAEPERLTEVVNIGPLRQAQIVEAWREQKAIAALMVTLQGLGVSPLLAAKIYQVFGKDADEVLASDPYRLIGRVRGIGFRVADRIALQSGVPERSPQRVQAALLDRLEAAGSRDGHCYVPVAALVRETAELIEQDPDLVRPMIDALVAERRVVVETSPAQPGQLVAYLKHVHAREQALAAQLARLAGARSTLPLRAFEEDPSLHDDQRAAVTMALTSTVSVITGGPGVGKSHTVRAIATVVRQAGGTVTLCAPTGKAAKRLSELTGLPAMTVHRMLAQQPDPDPETLFDERPAHADLVVVDEASMLDLHLATRLVAAVPAGSHLLFLGDSDQLPSIGPGDVLADLLRVPAVPRVQLTHVFRQAGGSGIVEAAHRIRAGRMPLTPGRGGFWFEELDDPEQVARRVAHLAMVAIPRKQGVEPGQVQVLCPMRKGETGATALGRLIQEQLNPAADGKDEHWSGVTVFRVGDRVMPIRNNYDKGVFNGETGTVTAVTPSERTLTVRTDDGESVEYGFDELDDLTHAYAISVHRSQGSEYPFVVAPIVAESGGVMLRRKLLYTLVTRARAWVVLVGQREALELAVHRVGARRNTGLARRLSLSMES, encoded by the coding sequence TTGATCGTCGATGTGGAGGCGTCGGTCGAGCAGCTCGTCTACGTCCGCGAGGACGCGTACACCGTCGCGCGCATGAGCGCCGACGGCGTGCCCGGCTTCGTGGCGACCGGGCGCGCGCTGGCCGGGGTGCAGCCGGGCGAGACGCTGCTGCTGCACGGCGAGTGGGGCCGGCACGCCCGCTACGGGCGGCGTTTCGCGGTGTCCGGGTGCGAGCGGGTGGCGCCGTCGTCGGTGCGGGCGATCCGCGTCTACCTCGGGTCGGGGCTGGTCCGGGGCATCGGGCCGCGGCTGGCGTACGCGATCGTCGACCACTTCGGCGAGGCCACGCTCAAGGTGATCGACGCCGAGCCCGAGCGGCTGACCGAGGTGGTCAACATCGGGCCGCTGCGGCAGGCGCAGATCGTGGAGGCGTGGCGCGAGCAGAAGGCGATCGCCGCGCTGATGGTGACGTTGCAGGGGCTCGGGGTGAGCCCGCTGCTGGCGGCCAAGATCTACCAGGTGTTCGGCAAGGACGCCGACGAGGTGCTGGCGAGCGACCCGTACCGGCTGATCGGGCGGGTGCGCGGCATCGGCTTCCGGGTGGCCGACCGCATCGCGCTGCAGTCCGGCGTGCCCGAGCGCAGCCCGCAGCGGGTCCAGGCGGCGCTGCTCGACCGGCTGGAGGCGGCCGGCAGCCGCGACGGCCACTGCTACGTCCCGGTGGCCGCCCTGGTGCGCGAGACCGCCGAGCTGATCGAGCAGGACCCTGACCTGGTGCGCCCGATGATCGACGCGCTGGTCGCCGAGCGCCGCGTGGTGGTCGAGACCTCGCCGGCGCAGCCCGGGCAGCTCGTCGCCTACCTCAAGCACGTGCACGCCCGCGAGCAGGCGCTGGCCGCCCAGCTCGCCCGGCTGGCCGGGGCCCGCTCCACGCTGCCGCTGCGCGCCTTCGAGGAGGACCCGTCGCTGCACGACGACCAGCGGGCGGCCGTCACCATGGCGCTGACCAGCACGGTCTCGGTGATCACCGGCGGTCCGGGGGTGGGCAAGAGCCACACGGTCCGGGCCATCGCGACCGTGGTGCGGCAGGCGGGCGGCACGGTCACGCTCTGCGCGCCCACCGGCAAGGCGGCCAAGCGGCTGTCGGAGCTGACCGGCCTGCCGGCGATGACCGTCCACCGCATGCTGGCCCAGCAGCCCGACCCCGACCCCGAGACGTTGTTCGACGAGCGGCCCGCGCACGCCGACCTCGTCGTGGTCGACGAGGCGTCCATGCTCGACCTGCACCTCGCCACCCGGCTGGTCGCGGCCGTGCCCGCGGGCAGCCACCTGCTGTTCCTCGGCGACAGCGACCAGCTCCCCAGCATCGGCCCCGGCGACGTGCTGGCCGACCTGCTGCGGGTGCCCGCCGTGCCGCGCGTCCAGCTCACCCACGTCTTCCGGCAGGCGGGCGGCAGCGGCATCGTCGAGGCCGCCCACCGCATCAGGGCCGGGCGCATGCCGCTGACGCCGGGCCGGGGCGGCTTCTGGTTCGAGGAGCTCGACGACCCCGAGCAGGTGGCCCGCCGGGTCGCCCACCTGGCCATGGTCGCGATCCCGCGCAAGCAGGGCGTCGAGCCCGGCCAGGTGCAGGTGCTGTGCCCGATGCGCAAGGGCGAGACCGGCGCGACCGCGCTCGGCCGGCTCATCCAGGAGCAGCTCAACCCGGCCGCCGACGGCAAGGACGAGCACTGGTCGGGGGTCACCGTGTTCCGGGTCGGCGACCGGGTGATGCCGATCCGCAACAACTACGACAAGGGCGTCTTCAACGGCGAGACGGGCACGGTGACGGCGGTGACGCCGTCCGAGCGCACGCTCACCGTGCGCACCGACGACGGCGAGAGCGTCGAGTACGGCTTCGACGAGCTCGACGACCTCACCCACGCCTACGCGATCAGCGTGCACCGCTCGCAGGGCAGCGAGTACCCGTTCGTGGTCGCGCCGATCGTCGCGGAGTCGGGCGGCGTCATGCTGCGCCGCAAGCTGCTCTACACGCTGGTCACGCGGGCCAGGGCTTGGGTGGTGCTGGTGGGGCAGCGCGAGGCGCTGGAGCTGGCCGTGCACCGCGTCGGCGCCCGCCGCAACACCGGCCTGGCGCGGCGGCTGTCCCTGAGCATGGAGTCCTGA